In Mycobacterium gallinarum, a single window of DNA contains:
- a CDS encoding biotin/lipoyl-containing protein, giving the protein MTEVRMPKPGDAITEAEITEFFHEDGGSVTEGEPLYSIATDKVEMDIESPATGTVSWKVSEGGTYEVGELIAVIS; this is encoded by the coding sequence GTGACAGAAGTGCGGATGCCCAAGCCTGGTGACGCCATCACCGAAGCCGAGATCACCGAGTTCTTCCATGAAGATGGCGGCTCGGTCACTGAAGGTGAGCCGCTGTACTCCATCGCCACCGACAAGGTGGAGATGGACATCGAGTCTCCCGCGACCGGCACGGTGTCATGGAAGGTCTCCGAAGGTGGCACCTATGAGGTCGGTGAGCTGATCGCCGTCATCTCGTGA
- a CDS encoding alpha-ketoacid dehydrogenase subunit beta, with amino-acid sequence MGLVQAINRTLDRAMAADDSIVLLGEDIGDPSGGGMFKVTAGLSGKYGEGRVLDTPIAESAIVGAAIGASLGGLRPVAELMFMDFLGVAMDQIANHAAKVRYMSGGRKGAPLVIRTMVGMAAGPQHSQAFEAWAMHTPGLKVVWPSTAADAAGLLKACLSDNDPCLFVESMKLYYGGGKGPVPVADYVIPLGQADVKRQGSDVSVVTYGVMVHAALEAAERLASEGVSVEVVDLRTLVPLDLATVLKSVRKTTRLVVAHESVGFCGPGAEIAAAVGTELFGVLAAPIQRVAGTYTPIPRAATLEAACRPGADQVVEAIRRIS; translated from the coding sequence ATGGGTTTGGTGCAGGCGATCAACAGGACACTTGACCGAGCGATGGCCGCCGACGATTCTATTGTTCTGCTCGGCGAGGACATCGGCGATCCGTCGGGCGGTGGCATGTTCAAAGTCACCGCCGGTCTCTCAGGCAAGTATGGGGAAGGTCGCGTGCTCGACACTCCCATCGCCGAATCCGCAATCGTGGGCGCGGCGATAGGAGCCTCGTTGGGCGGCCTGCGTCCCGTGGCCGAACTGATGTTCATGGACTTCCTCGGCGTCGCGATGGACCAGATCGCCAATCACGCGGCCAAGGTGCGATATATGTCCGGTGGTCGCAAAGGTGCGCCGCTGGTGATCAGGACGATGGTGGGAATGGCTGCGGGGCCCCAACATTCGCAGGCATTCGAGGCCTGGGCGATGCACACACCCGGGCTGAAGGTCGTCTGGCCGAGTACCGCTGCTGATGCCGCCGGTCTGCTGAAAGCCTGTCTTTCCGACAACGATCCCTGCCTGTTCGTGGAATCCATGAAGCTCTATTACGGGGGCGGCAAGGGTCCCGTACCGGTGGCCGACTACGTGATCCCGCTCGGCCAGGCCGATGTCAAGCGCCAGGGATCCGATGTCTCAGTCGTCACCTACGGCGTCATGGTGCATGCGGCGCTGGAGGCGGCTGAAAGACTTGCCAGCGAGGGAGTTTCGGTCGAGGTGGTGGATTTGCGCACGCTGGTACCGCTGGACTTGGCGACCGTTTTGAAGTCGGTCCGTAAGACCACTCGGTTGGTGGTCGCCCATGAATCGGTCGGGTTCTGTGGACCGGGCGCGGAGATCGCCGCCGCGGTCGGCACGGAACTCTTCGGTGTGCTCGCTGCACCCATCCAGCGTGTTGCGGGGACGTACACGCCGATCCCACGGGCGGCGACGCTGGAAGCCGCCTGCCGACCGGGCGCAGACCAGGTGGTCGAGGCGATCAGGAGGATTTCGTGA
- a CDS encoding nuclear transport factor 2 family protein: MSAPDVELQRRREELVLRHVAGENDRDLEAIMATFTHPRYEIVPTGMVFDGDEQVRQMILRQWDELPRLHYSAEAIFHSADGLVVETRTTRPGAAVDMLSINLFIFRGDGLILERCYFDRMLFAAQMQAAT, from the coding sequence GTGTCCGCGCCAGACGTCGAACTCCAGCGACGGCGTGAGGAACTGGTCTTGCGACACGTCGCAGGCGAGAATGACCGTGATCTCGAGGCGATCATGGCGACATTCACCCATCCGCGTTACGAGATCGTCCCGACCGGCATGGTGTTCGACGGGGATGAGCAAGTCCGTCAGATGATTCTGCGTCAGTGGGACGAATTGCCCCGGCTGCATTATTCGGCCGAAGCCATATTCCACTCCGCCGACGGTTTGGTGGTGGAGACCAGGACGACGCGTCCTGGTGCTGCGGTGGACATGCTCAGCATCAACCTGTTCATCTTCCGCGGCGACGGGCTGATCCTGGAGCGCTGCTATTTCGATCGGATGCTGTTTGCCGCGCAGATGCAGGCCGCCACCTGA
- a CDS encoding Zn-ribbon domain-containing OB-fold protein, giving the protein MNDDVPAIPVPEPSAVSAPYWDATKSKTLTMQRCANCRRLVWYPRFVCPHCGGDQLVWETLSGRGVVYAVSVHHRPALPALADKVPYSVVLVDLDEGARIMSNVFGVPPQVGDEVDVAWVPLPDGRNLPTFECR; this is encoded by the coding sequence GTGAATGACGACGTTCCCGCCATTCCGGTGCCCGAGCCGAGCGCGGTCTCGGCACCCTATTGGGATGCGACCAAGAGCAAGACTCTGACGATGCAGCGGTGTGCGAATTGCCGCCGGCTGGTGTGGTATCCGCGATTCGTTTGCCCGCACTGCGGGGGCGACCAACTTGTCTGGGAAACGTTGTCCGGTCGCGGTGTCGTCTATGCGGTCAGCGTGCACCATCGTCCCGCGCTGCCTGCCCTCGCCGACAAAGTGCCCTATTCGGTCGTGCTCGTCGACCTGGACGAGGGTGCACGCATCATGTCGAATGTGTTTGGCGTCCCGCCGCAGGTGGGGGACGAGGTCGACGTCGCATGGGTGCCGCTGCCGGATGGGCGCAACCTGCCGACCTTCGAGTGCAGGTGA
- a CDS encoding acetyl-CoA acetyltransferase, whose amino-acid sequence MTSIRGAAAIVGAADEVSPEGVIDVPLRELEARVIRAALADAGLTLKDVDGLCSCTGGTLMHSVELAEYLGITPRFTDATQTGGASYGLYVEHAAAAIAAGLAETVVIVYASTPRAARRRGEKGMGVFATPERLEWETPFGVMLPISAYALAANRHMAEFGTTAEQLAQIAVDTRKWAARNPRAHLQNEITVDDVLNSGYLAEPVHKLECCLVTDGAGAIVVTSAARARDLEKAPVYVLGAASAASHTMISQMPDLTVTPGAVSGPAAFAQAGLTPGEVDVVQLYDSFTITVLLALEALGFCAKGEGGAFVGDGALAPGGTLPGQTTGGGLAYTHPGAFGAFLLVEATRQLRGECGDRQVDADVALAHGTGGVLSATSTVILGTEATL is encoded by the coding sequence GTGACGAGTATCCGTGGCGCAGCGGCCATAGTCGGTGCCGCAGACGAGGTTTCGCCCGAAGGCGTCATCGACGTGCCACTGCGAGAGCTCGAGGCGCGAGTCATCCGGGCGGCGCTGGCCGATGCGGGACTGACTCTCAAGGACGTCGACGGCCTGTGTTCCTGTACGGGGGGCACGTTGATGCACTCCGTGGAACTAGCCGAATACTTGGGCATCACACCGCGTTTCACCGATGCGACACAGACCGGCGGCGCCAGTTACGGGCTCTATGTCGAGCACGCGGCGGCGGCGATCGCGGCGGGCCTTGCCGAAACAGTGGTGATCGTCTATGCATCGACGCCGCGCGCCGCGCGTAGACGAGGCGAAAAGGGGATGGGTGTCTTCGCCACACCCGAGCGCCTCGAATGGGAGACGCCCTTCGGGGTGATGTTGCCCATCAGCGCCTACGCGCTGGCCGCGAATCGGCACATGGCCGAATTCGGCACCACTGCAGAACAACTCGCGCAGATCGCAGTCGACACTCGCAAGTGGGCCGCGCGCAATCCGCGCGCGCACCTCCAGAATGAGATCACGGTCGACGACGTGCTGAACTCCGGCTACCTTGCCGAGCCGGTGCACAAGTTGGAGTGCTGTCTGGTCACCGACGGCGCGGGTGCAATCGTGGTGACCTCGGCGGCGCGGGCTCGCGATCTTGAAAAGGCGCCCGTTTACGTGTTGGGGGCGGCCTCGGCCGCATCGCACACGATGATTTCACAGATGCCTGACTTGACGGTCACCCCTGGCGCGGTGTCGGGACCGGCGGCGTTCGCCCAAGCGGGGCTGACCCCAGGCGAGGTCGACGTCGTGCAGCTCTACGACTCGTTCACCATCACGGTGCTGCTGGCCCTCGAGGCTCTCGGCTTCTGCGCCAAGGGGGAGGGCGGCGCCTTCGTCGGTGATGGCGCGCTGGCCCCCGGCGGTACGCTCCCCGGCCAGACCACCGGCGGCGGACTCGCGTATACGCATCCCGGCGCGTTCGGCGCGTTTCTGCTCGTCGAGGCGACCCGCCAGCTGCGCGGCGAATGCGGCGACCGGCAGGTGGATGCCGACGTCGCATTGGCGCACGGGACCGGTGGCGTGCTGTCGGCGACGTCCACAGTGATTCTCGGAACGGAGGCGACGCTGTGA
- a CDS encoding LLM class flavin-dependent oxidoreductase has product MKFGVFILGDKPNHLSDQEVFANVLEEARWAEELGYDEVWLAEHHFSPYGMLADLPLVAAAIAAQTERIRIGTACMVSPFHNPIQLAERIAMVDVLSGGRFDAGFGRGYQAHEFQGFGISMDEATGRYQECVDIVNLLLTQENVSYEGKYFQLEDVTIYPRPVQRPVPVWGTVMKTPSSFEWLADKGFGAIIGNPYTVDPDLQGALDIYLETQAKKGLEAATENVWALLNAFCHTDDGFARTYPRESVELSIKTHLKYSNPFERGGEIPADYKAYSDWFEKHDKQSYEQVLNSHLTLMGDPERIITKMQTVIDMGWRNIMLRMSRGGAMDRAKVYESMKLFSQEVIPAATELAAAPA; this is encoded by the coding sequence ATGAAGTTCGGCGTATTCATCCTCGGCGACAAGCCCAACCACCTGTCCGATCAGGAGGTGTTCGCCAATGTGTTGGAAGAAGCACGCTGGGCCGAGGAACTCGGCTACGACGAGGTCTGGCTGGCTGAGCACCATTTCTCGCCCTACGGCATGCTCGCCGACCTTCCCTTGGTAGCCGCCGCCATCGCCGCGCAGACTGAGCGCATCCGTATCGGTACCGCGTGCATGGTCAGCCCGTTTCACAATCCGATCCAGCTCGCAGAGCGCATCGCGATGGTCGATGTGTTGTCCGGCGGACGGTTCGATGCCGGCTTCGGCCGCGGTTACCAAGCCCACGAGTTCCAGGGCTTCGGCATTTCGATGGACGAGGCGACAGGTCGCTATCAGGAATGTGTTGACATCGTGAACCTGCTGCTCACGCAGGAGAATGTGAGCTACGAGGGCAAGTATTTCCAGCTTGAGGATGTGACCATCTATCCGCGTCCGGTACAGCGGCCCGTTCCGGTGTGGGGCACAGTGATGAAAACACCGTCGAGCTTTGAATGGTTGGCGGACAAGGGTTTTGGCGCGATCATCGGCAATCCCTACACGGTCGACCCGGACCTGCAGGGTGCACTCGACATCTACCTGGAAACCCAGGCCAAGAAGGGGCTTGAGGCCGCCACCGAGAACGTCTGGGCACTCCTTAATGCGTTCTGCCACACCGACGACGGCTTCGCCCGCACCTACCCGCGGGAGAGTGTCGAGCTGTCCATCAAGACGCATCTCAAATACTCGAATCCGTTCGAGCGTGGCGGTGAGATTCCAGCCGATTACAAGGCCTACTCGGACTGGTTCGAGAAGCACGACAAGCAGAGCTACGAGCAGGTGCTCAACTCGCATTTGACCTTGATGGGTGATCCCGAGCGCATCATCACCAAGATGCAGACCGTCATCGACATGGGTTGGCGCAACATCATGCTGCGGATGTCGCGGGGCGGTGCGATGGACCGCGCCAAGGTTTACGAGTCGATGAAACTGTTCTCCCAAGAGGTGATTCCGGCCGCAACCGAGCTCGCAGCGGCCCCGGCCTGA